ACGGGTGAAGCTCCTCGACTTCGGCCTCGCGAAGGCGTTCGAGAACGAGAACGGATCATCGCCGGAGATCTCCGCTTCGCCGACTCTCACGGCGCGCGCAACGGCCGCCGGCGTGATCCTGGGGACGGCGGCGTACATGTCGCCCGAGCAGGCGCGCGGCAAAGCGGTGGACAAGAGAGCCGACGTCTGGGCGTTCGGGGTCGTCCTGTTCGAAATGCTCACGGGAAAGCGTCTCTTCCATGGCGAGACGGTGAGCGACACGCTCGCGGCCGTCCTGCGGGATCCGGTGGACTTCGGGAAGCTGCCGCCGTCGACGCCACCGTCCGTGCGGGTCCTGCTCGAGCGCTGCCTCGAGCGCGACCCGAAGCAGCGCCTGCAGGCGATCGGCGAATCGCGCATCGCCCTCGAAAGGACGATCGCCGGAAGCTCGGGCGTGCGTGCCGGGAGTCCACGTGAGACCGCACCGGCGCCGCGAGCGAGCCGGATTCCTCTCTATCTCTCCTGGGCGATTGCGGCCGCGTGTGCGGCCGCGGCGGGGGCGCTCGCGCTGCGCGCCCGCGCCCCCGAGGAGCGCGTCTACCGCGCGACGATCAACCCGCCCGAAGGAACGGTCTTCGCGGTCGACACGACGCAGCCGGGGCCGGCCGTTCTCTCGCCGGACGGGCGCAAGCTCGCGTTCACGGCCCGCGGGGCCGACGCGAAGGTGCGGCTGTACGTCCGGTCGCTCGATTCCGTCGAGGCGCGGCTGCTCGCGGGGACCGAGGGCGCGCAGTTCCCGTTCTGGTCGCCCGACGGGCGCTTCATCGGCTTCGGTGCGGACCAGAAGCTCAAGCGGATCGAGGCTTCGGGTGGTCCGCCGTCCGTCATCTGCGCGACGACCGACTTTCCCAAGGGAGGAGCCTGGAGCCCGGCCGGAGTCATCGTCTTCGCGCCGGCGTCCGGCGGCCCGCTCCACCTGGTTTCCGAGAACGGCGGCGAGTCGAAGCCGATCACGAAGCTCGACGTAAAACGGGGCGACAACTCGCACCGGATGCCGTTCTTCCTTCCGGATGGAAAACACTTCCTCTATCTCGCGCGCATCGCGAGCGCGCTTCCCGCGGAAGGCCATCAGCTCCTGGTGGGCTCGGTCGACGGCGGCGAGTCGAGGGCCATCGTCCGCTCGCCGGCGGCCGCGGAATACGCGTCGGGGCACCTCCTCTTCCTGCGCGACCGGGCGCTGATGGCACAGCGCTTCGATCCCTCTCGTCTGACGCTGGAGGGCGAGCCGCACCCCGTGGCCGAGAACATCAGCGTGCTCACGGGCGCTGCCAAGGCTCTCTTTTCCTCCTCTCAGGCCGGGGTCCTCGTCGCCCAGGTCGGAGCGGCCGTCGTCCTGGGGGCTCAGCTCGACTGGGTGGATCGTGGCGGCAAAGTGCTGGGCTCGCTGGCCGATCGCGCGCCCTACGACGAGGCCAGCATCTCGCCCGACGGCAGGAGCGTCGTCGTGTCGGCCCTCGACCTGAAGGCAGGTACGCACGATCTCTGGATC
The window above is part of the Acidobacteriota bacterium genome. Proteins encoded here:
- a CDS encoding serine/threonine-protein kinase; this encodes MTIAAGTRLGPYEVLSLLGAGGMGEVYRAKDPRLNREVAVKVLPEDLFEGEERKQRFEREARLLAALNHPGIAAIYSFEEVAGRHLLVMELAEGESLDKKIASGALPLEESLSLARQIAEALEAAHDRGIVHRDLKPANVVVSGEGRVKLLDFGLAKAFENENGSSPEISASPTLTARATAAGVILGTAAYMSPEQARGKAVDKRADVWAFGVVLFEMLTGKRLFHGETVSDTLAAVLRDPVDFGKLPPSTPPSVRVLLERCLERDPKQRLQAIGESRIALERTIAGSSGVRAGSPRETAPAPRASRIPLYLSWAIAAACAAAAGALALRARAPEERVYRATINPPEGTVFAVDTTQPGPAVLSPDGRKLAFTARGADAKVRLYVRSLDSVEARLLAGTEGAQFPFWSPDGRFIGFGADQKLKRIEASGGPPSVICATTDFPKGGAWSPAGVIVFAPASGGPLHLVSENGGESKPITKLDVKRGDNSHRMPFFLPDGKHFLYLARIASALPAEGHQLLVGSVDGGESRAIVRSPAAAEYASGHLLFLRDRALMAQRFDPSRLTLEGEPHPVAENISVLTGAAKALFSSSQAGVLVAQVGAAVVLGAQLDWVDRGGKVLGSLADRAPYDEASISPDGRSVVVSALDLKAGTHDLWICDVARNLKTRFTFEPGEELTARWSPDGRSLAYVSNRGAQQGLYRKQVEGSGVEELLYASESVKLPSGFSPDGKLLAYQELGTETNFDIWILPLTGDRKPYPFLKTSFNEANAAFSPDGKWLAYDSNESGRNEVYVAPFPGPGRKWQVSAQGGGYPSWRQGGKEILYQELQTNRVFSVPVTLKGDTPDFGRAAELFVAPQPLAGIASRWDATADGKKFIVIRPNQTRETGSLTLVVNWTAELKGKK